ATATCTCATCCCCTCTCGGGTCTGAAAAAAAACCGTTAACGGATTCCCCTGGATTAAACTCGGGAACTTGTTTCCGAGTTTTTGATCCATAAGGATATCGTGGTATTTCGTTCGTAAAGAATTTATTTCTTCCTTCGCTTTCCATTCTTCTTCTGGAATAAGCTCTTCAGCTTTTNNNNNNNNNNNNTAAATTTGTGCAAATTCAAGTAAACTCATAATTCTCACAACCCTTCGTCATCCTGAACATAGTGAAGGATCTCCTCTGCCGATTTAAGTACTCGACTATAACAAAATCAGAATTGCCAGGGGAGATCCTTCGTTCCACTCAGGATGACAAAAAACAGAATTGTCAGAGGAGATTGCCACGTTTCGTTTCACAAAACTCGCAATGGCAAAGAATTATCCAACCAACTAAATATCCAAATTCCTCACATTCAGTGCGTTGTCTTCGATGAATTTTCGGCGTGGTTCTACGCTGTCGCCCATTAAGACGGTGAAGATGGAATCGGCTTCTACCGCATCATCTACGCTTACTTGCAAAAGCACGCGCTTTTCTGGGTTGAGGGTTGTTTCCCACAGCTGCTCTGGGTTCATCTCTCCCAAACCTTTGTAACGCTGAATGTCTTGGCCTTTGCTGCCTTCGGTTAAAATAAATTCGCGCACTTGATGAATGTGCTGCACTGTTACTTCTTGTTCTTTCACGGCGATGGTGTACGGCCCGTCGCCAAGCACTTCAAATTCTTTGTGCAGCAAAAACAATTCTTTTATTTCGGGCTGATCCAGAAACTCAGCGGTAACAGCGGTTTCCCGAGGGAAGCCATTATGCACCGTGTGATAAACAACTCGGTGTGAGTTGTGTTCTTTGTCCTCTTGCACATCTACCGAAAAATCTAAAAGCGTTGGATAGGTGTTGTTGAGATATGCACCAATAGTATCAAGAGCTGCATCAATATTTTTCTTTGCGCCTGCAAGAATTTTTTCATCCAACGCTTTTGTAGCTACAAGCGCATCTACCACTCGTGGGTCGAGGCGTTTTTGCAAACGGTTGATGAGTTTATCGTAGGTGATCAATTTTTTAATGAGCGTGTTGAGCGCTTTTCCGCTGATGCCCGTCTTTGCTAGCTTAGAGCTGACCTTCACTCCATCTACACCAAGTTCGATCAGATAGTTTTCGAGCTTTCCATCGTCTTTGATGTACTTTTCGCTTTTGCCTTTTTTCACGCGGTACAATGGCGGCTGGCCAATGTACAAATAGCCATTTTCAACCAGCGCTGGCATTTGGCGATAGAAAAACGTGAGCAACAACGTACGAATGTGTGCACCGTCTACGTCTGCATCGGCTAACAAAATGATGCGGTGATAACGAAGTTTTTCGACGTTGAAATCTTCTTCGCCAATTCCCGTTCCAAGTGCAGTGATGATGGTTCTAATTTCATCACTGGAAATCATTTTATCAAAGCGCGCTTTTTCAACGTTGAGAATTTTACCTTTGATGGGCAAAATGGCTTGGAATCTACGGTTGCGGGCTTGCTTTGCTGAACCACCGGCAGAATCTCCTTCAACAATGTACAATTCGCACACTTGGGGATCGCGTTCTTGGCAGTCGGCAAGTTTTCCGGGAAGCATTCCGCCTTCAAGCGCACTTTTTCTGCGCACTAGATTTCTAGCAGCTCTGGCGGCTTCTCTTGCTCTGGCAGCTTCTGTGGCTTTGCCAATAATTTTTCTA
The Deltaproteobacteria bacterium CG11_big_fil_rev_8_21_14_0_20_42_23 genome window above contains:
- the gyrB gene encoding DNA topoisomerase (ATP-hydrolyzing) subunit B: MDDKKKEKKSSPGAIGTYDSSQIKVLEGLEAVRKRPAMYIGSTAASGLHHLVYEVVDNSVDEALAGFCKNVHVIIHTDNSISVEDDGRGIPVDMHKDQGVSAAEVVLTKLHAGGKFENSAYKVSGGLHGVGVSCVNALSSSLKVEIKRGGKVYFISFQRGATDAPLKEIGKTDRTGTKVTFKPDHEIFSDLVYSFDTLSKRLRELAFLNKGLRITIKDEREEGKSHDFQYEGGIQSFVEYLNKNKDPIHKKTVYFEAEKEDVIVEVAMQWNNGYKENLFSFANNINTHDGGTHLSGFKSALTRTINHYGNKNELFKKLKTVPEGEDIREGLTAVISVKIPNPQFEGQTKAKLGNSEVEGLVKQVMNDKLSEFLEENKDVARKIIGKATEAARAREAARAARNLVRRKSALEGGMLPGKLADCQERDPQVCELYIVEGDSAGGSAKQARNRRFQAILPIKGKILNVEKARFDKMISSDEIRTIITALGTGIGEEDFNVEKLRYHRIILLADADVDGAHIRTLLLTFFYRQMPALVENGYLYIGQPPLYRVKKGKSEKYIKDDGKLENYLIELGVDGVKVSSKLAKTGISGKALNTLIKKLITYDKLINRLQKRLDPRVVDALVATKALDEKILAGAKKNIDAALDTIGAYLNNTYPTLLDFSVDVQEDKEHNSHRVVYHTVHNGFPRETAVTAEFLDQPEIKELFLLHKEFEVLGDGPYTIAVKEQEVTVQHIHQVREFILTEGSKGQDIQRYKGLGEMNPEQLWETTLNPEKRVLLQVSVDDAVEADSIFTVLMGDSVEPRRKFIEDNALNVRNLDI